Proteins from a single region of Cydia pomonella isolate Wapato2018A unplaced genomic scaffold, ilCydPomo1 PGA_scaffold_100, whole genome shotgun sequence:
- the LOC133533159 gene encoding protein I'm not dead yet-like isoform X1, translating to MRIGRPIPRAFLAQSSFRRFFRRPAIDPESPVPVSKKFKLFFCTHYRGVVAFVVPFIFISILAPFPPEKYQWCAYTLGVMAVYWVFECIPLAVTSFIPLIVFPLTDIMSTRITCLAFVNDSVMMFLGSIMLASAVEQSGLHKRMALYAIKVIGYSHYKMLFAVASVTMFISMWITNTAAVTMMVPIVFALLKVYESQKLFKMYNVNDKTGEKTATPLTSCYFCCITYAATNGGIGTLVGTATNLVFKGLFATAYPTAPEYISFPLFSVFAIPLMIVINMFMYFYLVICYMGLFRPNSAAAKSVKISADGLTTAKKRVESDIKDLGPMSCHEIMVLCLFCLAILLFFSRSPQVFPGWADRIREGYGIDNAKFIRDSAAATFVIFLMLVFPSTSTMFQNYKVKFVDELPKGRIPSCLNWDVMNASLPYSFAFLLAGGFALSTAAGKQYSDLNGKIGEGLQKLEGLPNPAILFIIIIFTIFVTNFASNVAVCNVITPIAMQLAANVNVNPLWYNIATGIAASFAFMIPVGTPGNLIVQSAANIPTSHMIIAGIGPTITTLFFTWLFTYFYAPVIWPIMNESKPEWLA from the exons ATGCGAATCGGCCGCCCTATTCCACGCGCTTTTCTTGCGCAGTCAAGCTTTCGCCG GTTTTTTCGGAGGCCGGCTATAGATCCAGAGTCTCCAGTTCCCGTGTCTAAGAAATTCAAGCTGTTCTTTTGCACCCACTACAGGGGCGTAGTGGCTTTTGTAGTGCCATTcatttttatttcgattcttgCGCCTTTTCCACCGGAG AAGTATCAATGGTGTGCCTACACCCTGGGCGTGATGGCCGTGTACTGGGTATTCGAATGCATCCCGTTGGCCGTCACGTCTTTCATTCCCCTCATTGTTTTCCCGCTAACCGACATCATGTCTACCCGGATAACTTGCTTGGCTTTTGTTAAC GATTCTGTAATGATGTTCTTGGGGAGCATCATGCTTGCGTCGGCGGTGGAGCAATCCGGTTTACACAAGCGCATGGCCCTGTACGCCATCAAGGTCATTGGATACTCGCACTATAA AATGCTGTTTGCTGTTGCTTCCGTGACAATGTTCATATCGATGTGGATTACGAACACCGCCGCTGTTACTATGATGGTGCCCATAGTGTTTGCTTTGTTAAAAGTTTACGAAAGT CAAAAACTTTTCAAAATGTACAATGTCAATGACAAAACGGGAGAAAAAACGGCAACGCCTCTAACAAGCTGTTACTTTTGTTGTATCACATATGCAGCTACCAATG GTGGCATTGGAACCCTTGTTGGCACTGCAACTAATTTAGTATTTAAAGGACTCTTCGCTAC TGCATATCCTACGGCGCCGGAATATATATCTTTTCCCCTGTTTTCTGTCTTCGCTATACCGCTCATGATTGTGATCaatatgtttatgtatttttaccttGTGATATGTTACATGGGACTattcag ACCAAATAGTGCGGCTGCTAAAAGTGTCAAGATATCCGCTGATGGCTTAACAACTGCCAAAAAAAGAGTTGAAAGTGACATTAAGGATCTTGGCCCAATGTCTTGCCATGAAATT ATGGTACTTTGTCTATTCTGCTTAGCAATATTGCTATTTTTTTCACGATCACCTCAAGTTTTTCCTGGATGGGCTGACAGAATAAGAGAAGGTTATGGAATTGAtaacgcaaaatt TATCAGAGATTCAGCAGCGGCGACATTTGTTATATTTCTAATGCTGGTATTTCCATCTACCTCGACCATGTTTCAGAACTATAAAGTAAAAT TTGTCGACGAACTTCCAAAGGGGCGAATTCCGTCTTGCCTTAATTGGGATGTGATGAATGCTTCTTTGCCGTACAGTTTTGCATTTTTACTTG ctgGAGGTTTTGCCTTGTCCACTGCGGCAGGCAAGCAGTATTCCGATTTGAATGGAAAAATTGGAGAAGGATTACAGAAATTGGAGGGCCTGCCCAACCCAGCTATTCTTTTCATAATTATCATTTTTACAATCTTTGTTACTAATTTTGCCTCAAACGTAGCCGTTTGCAACGTGATTACGCCAATAGCAATGCAGCTG GCTGCAAATGTGAATGTGAATCCGCTGTGGTACAACATTGCGACCGGGATCGCCGCGTCGTTTGCCTTCATGATACCGGTGGGGACTCCAGGGAACCTCATTGTTCAGAGCGCCGCAAATATACCCACTTCGCATATG ATCATAGCAGGAATTGGTCCCACTATCACTACACTGTTCTTCACTTGGCTGTTCACGTATTTCTACGCACCAGTTATATGGCCGATTATGAATGAGAGCAAGCCGGAGTGGCTGGCCTAA
- the LOC133533159 gene encoding protein I'm not dead yet-like isoform X2, producing the protein MRIGRPIPRAFLAQSSFRRFFRRPAIDPESPVPVSKKFKLFFCTHYRGVVAFVVPFIFISILAPFPPEDSVMMFLGSIMLASAVEQSGLHKRMALYAIKVIGYSHYKMLFAVASVTMFISMWITNTAAVTMMVPIVFALLKVYESQKLFKMYNVNDKTGEKTATPLTSCYFCCITYAATNGGIGTLVGTATNLVFKGLFATAYPTAPEYISFPLFSVFAIPLMIVINMFMYFYLVICYMGLFRPNSAAAKSVKISADGLTTAKKRVESDIKDLGPMSCHEIMVLCLFCLAILLFFSRSPQVFPGWADRIREGYGIDNAKFIRDSAAATFVIFLMLVFPSTSTMFQNYKVKFVDELPKGRIPSCLNWDVMNASLPYSFAFLLAGGFALSTAAGKQYSDLNGKIGEGLQKLEGLPNPAILFIIIIFTIFVTNFASNVAVCNVITPIAMQLAANVNVNPLWYNIATGIAASFAFMIPVGTPGNLIVQSAANIPTSHMIIAGIGPTITTLFFTWLFTYFYAPVIWPIMNESKPEWLA; encoded by the exons ATGCGAATCGGCCGCCCTATTCCACGCGCTTTTCTTGCGCAGTCAAGCTTTCGCCG GTTTTTTCGGAGGCCGGCTATAGATCCAGAGTCTCCAGTTCCCGTGTCTAAGAAATTCAAGCTGTTCTTTTGCACCCACTACAGGGGCGTAGTGGCTTTTGTAGTGCCATTcatttttatttcgattcttgCGCCTTTTCCACCGGAG GATTCTGTAATGATGTTCTTGGGGAGCATCATGCTTGCGTCGGCGGTGGAGCAATCCGGTTTACACAAGCGCATGGCCCTGTACGCCATCAAGGTCATTGGATACTCGCACTATAA AATGCTGTTTGCTGTTGCTTCCGTGACAATGTTCATATCGATGTGGATTACGAACACCGCCGCTGTTACTATGATGGTGCCCATAGTGTTTGCTTTGTTAAAAGTTTACGAAAGT CAAAAACTTTTCAAAATGTACAATGTCAATGACAAAACGGGAGAAAAAACGGCAACGCCTCTAACAAGCTGTTACTTTTGTTGTATCACATATGCAGCTACCAATG GTGGCATTGGAACCCTTGTTGGCACTGCAACTAATTTAGTATTTAAAGGACTCTTCGCTAC TGCATATCCTACGGCGCCGGAATATATATCTTTTCCCCTGTTTTCTGTCTTCGCTATACCGCTCATGATTGTGATCaatatgtttatgtatttttaccttGTGATATGTTACATGGGACTattcag ACCAAATAGTGCGGCTGCTAAAAGTGTCAAGATATCCGCTGATGGCTTAACAACTGCCAAAAAAAGAGTTGAAAGTGACATTAAGGATCTTGGCCCAATGTCTTGCCATGAAATT ATGGTACTTTGTCTATTCTGCTTAGCAATATTGCTATTTTTTTCACGATCACCTCAAGTTTTTCCTGGATGGGCTGACAGAATAAGAGAAGGTTATGGAATTGAtaacgcaaaatt TATCAGAGATTCAGCAGCGGCGACATTTGTTATATTTCTAATGCTGGTATTTCCATCTACCTCGACCATGTTTCAGAACTATAAAGTAAAAT TTGTCGACGAACTTCCAAAGGGGCGAATTCCGTCTTGCCTTAATTGGGATGTGATGAATGCTTCTTTGCCGTACAGTTTTGCATTTTTACTTG ctgGAGGTTTTGCCTTGTCCACTGCGGCAGGCAAGCAGTATTCCGATTTGAATGGAAAAATTGGAGAAGGATTACAGAAATTGGAGGGCCTGCCCAACCCAGCTATTCTTTTCATAATTATCATTTTTACAATCTTTGTTACTAATTTTGCCTCAAACGTAGCCGTTTGCAACGTGATTACGCCAATAGCAATGCAGCTG GCTGCAAATGTGAATGTGAATCCGCTGTGGTACAACATTGCGACCGGGATCGCCGCGTCGTTTGCCTTCATGATACCGGTGGGGACTCCAGGGAACCTCATTGTTCAGAGCGCCGCAAATATACCCACTTCGCATATG ATCATAGCAGGAATTGGTCCCACTATCACTACACTGTTCTTCACTTGGCTGTTCACGTATTTCTACGCACCAGTTATATGGCCGATTATGAATGAGAGCAAGCCGGAGTGGCTGGCCTAA